A genomic window from Triticum urartu cultivar G1812 chromosome 7, Tu2.1, whole genome shotgun sequence includes:
- the LOC125525279 gene encoding probable inorganic phosphate transporter 1-10, which yields MAPIRVLTALDHARTQYYHFKAIIIAGMGLFTDSYDLFCIVPVMKIIGRVYYPSPAGDGRPGVTPPAVVSATVGVALLGAVVGNLLFGALGDRVGRRRVYGPCLLLLVCSSIGSGFSICRTRGCVLSSLCFFRFILGVGVGGDYPLSATIMSEFANKRTRGAFIAAVFSMQGFGILASSGVTMVVAAAFDRFTGHPDPLDTPEAADLAWRVILMAGAVPAGLTFYWRMAMPETARFTALVQRDVLKATSDMGCVLTDLDLNGISEGEDAAAMPRTPSPFGHAPTAQYGLFSRGFLREHGRDLFGCAATWFLLDIPYYSSTLFQSQIYRPWFPPASHQNVFQEAYNVARFQAIIAVASTIPGYFAAVLLIDRTGRRRLQMAGFFLMAAFLFALAGPYDHYWRGNAKNAWYIVLYALTFFSANLGPNTTTFILPAELFPARFRSTCHGISAAAGKVGALVGSVGFLWASQSRDRGDVQAGYEPGIGMMYALVILGAISLLGLVVTYFFTPETMRRSLEENESERDQNQDGDGGMCFQELTLTPKSPGSLVSSHVSTSPIHPHRFSV from the exons ATGGCGCCGATACGCGTGCTCACGGCGCTGGACCACGCCCGCACGCAGTACTACCACTTCAAGGCCATCATCATCGCCGGCATGGGCCTCTTCACCGACTCCTACGACCTCTTCTGCATCGTGCCCGTCATGAAGATCATCGGGCGCGTGTACTACCCTTCGCCCGCCGGCGACGGGAGGCCGGGCGTGACGCCGCCCGCCGTCGTGTCCGCCACGGTCGGCGTCGCCCTGCTGGGCGCGGTGGTCGGGAACCTCCTCTTCGGCGCGCTCGGCGACCgcgtcgggcggcggcgcgtCTACGGCCCGTGCCTGCTGCTGCTGGTGTGCAGCTCCATCGGGAGCGGCTTCTCCATCTGCCGCACGCGCGGGTGCGTGCTCTCCAGCCTCTGCTTCTTCCGCTTCATCCTCGGGGTGGGCGTCGGGGGAGACTACCCGCTGTCGGCGACCATCATGTCGGAGTTCGCCAACAAGCGCACTCGGGGAGCGTTCATCGCCGCCGTGTTCTCCATGCAAGGGTTCGGGATACTGGCCAGCTCCGGCGTCACCATGGTCGTCGCCGCCGCGTTCGACCGGTTCACGGGCCACCCGGACCCGCTTGACACTCCGGAGGCCGCCGACCTCGCCTGGCGCGTCATACTCATGGCCGGCGCCGTCCCCGCCGGGCTCACCTTCTACTGGAGGATGGCCATGCCAGAAACAGCCAG GTTTACGGCGCTGGTACAGCGCGACGTGCTCAAGGCGACCAGCGACATGGGCTGCGTCCTCACCGACCTCGACCTGAACGGGATATCCGAGGGGGAGGACGCGGCGGCCATGCCCCGCACCCCGTCGCCGTTCGGGCACGCGCCGACGGCCCAGTACGGCCTCTTCTCGCGCGGGTTCCTGCGGGAGCACGGCCGGGACCTGTTCGGGTGCGCGGCGACGTGGTTCCTGCTCGACATCCCCTACTACAGCAGCACCCTGTTCCAGTCGCAGATCTACCGGCCGTGGTTCCCGCCGGCGAGCCACCAGAACGTCTTCCAGGAGGCGTACAACGTGGCGAGGTTCCAGGCCATCATCGCCGTCGCATCCACCATCCCGGGGTACTTCGCCGCCGTCCTGCTCATCGACCGCACCGGCCGGCGCCGCCTGCAGATGGCCGGCTTCTTCCTCATGGCCGCGTTCCTCTTCGCGCTCGCCGGCCCCTACGACCACTACTGGCGCGGCAACGCCAAGAACGCCTGGTACATCGTGCTCTACGCGCTCACCTTCTTCTCCGCCAACCTCGGGCCCAACACCACCACCTTCATCCTGCCGGCCGAACTCTTCCCGGCGCGGTTCCGGTCCACCTGCCACGGGATATCCGCCGCCGCCGGGAAGGTCGGCGCGCTCGTTGGCTCGGTGGGGTTCCTCTGGGCGTCGCAGTCGCGTGACAGGGGAGATGTGCAGGCCGGGTACGAGCCCGGCATCGGCATGATGTACGCGCTCGTCATTCTCGGAGCCATCAGCCTGCTCGGGCTCGTCGTCACCTACTTCTTCACGCCGGAGACGATGAGGCGGTCGCTGGAGGAGAACGAGAGCGAGCGGGACCAGAACCAGGACGGCGACGGCGGGATGTGCTTCCAGGAACTAACTCTGACGCCCAAGAGCCCGGGGTCCTTGGTGAGCTCGCACGTTAGCACGTCGCCTATCCATCCGCACCGCTTCTCTGTCTGA